The DNA segment GGAGATCACCGTTTTCGTCCATCTGCCCGGACAGGTCGATGACCTTGTCCAGCGGCACGGTTTTGTCCGGTGTGACGCGCACGCCGGGGGTCCAGTTGGCGGCTTGGGCGGTGCCGAAGCGTGGGGACTTCATGCCGTTTTTAATATCAACATCAGTGATGAGCTGCGCGGGCTTCAGATTGTCCTCGGAGATATCTCCCCAGCCGGGGGCGACGGGGTAGGCGAGGACGGCGACATCGCGGTAGTAGTCCTTGTACTGGTCGAGCTTCCACATCCCGGCCTTGAGGTCGTTTTCTGGCTGCTTCAGGCGCAGGTTGAGCGGCTTGCCACCCTCGACGATGGTGGTGCTGGAGATCAGGTTCTGCATGGACAGCTCGGGGGTGATCCACGGCCCGCCCGCCAGTGCCCAGCCATCACAGGCATTCAGGGCGATGCGCATGCCGAGCCGGTCGGCCTCCTGCACGGCGAACTTCACCATGTCCCAGAAACGTTCCGAGTTGGCCGTGGCGGGCTGATCGACCTTGACGTATTGCTCGTAGCCGGGGCGGTCGATAGCGAAGATGTAGGCACCGCCCAGCCCGGCGCGTGACATGGCTTCGAGGTCGTAGGTGATGCCTTCGGGCGTGACGTTACCGCTCAGCCAATACCAGAAGGCCCAGGGGCGGGCTTCCTCGTCCGGGTTCCTGAAATGGCTTTCAATATCCGACTGAAGCGAAGTCTGCGTGATGGCGGCATGGTCTGATGCCGCCGGTAAAGGAGTACCCAGCGCAAAGGAGGCGGCCAGGCCGAGGACGGCGAGCGGTTTCAGGCGTTCTTTGGCCGTAGAGTGGCCGGGAAGGAGGGGAGTAGGCATGATTACAGTTGTATTTTATCTTAAGGTTTCAGCACCCGATGAATAAAAATAACAGGATAAACTGGATAAGAGGAGGCGTTCCGCAGCACGGTTGGGAAGAGGGAGTTTTGCTGGACGGGGTTGCCCTGGGGTATTGGGTATTGGGGGATTATATCGTAAAAGACTCCCTGCGTCCTAGTCACGAATATCTGGGACATCGTGGAGGTCTTTCGTTGGACGGGAGGGATGGATAATGGATTTGCGCGCAAAGACAAAAGGACGTGTCACGCACATACGTGACTATATAGATGAATGGCAGTGCGGTATGATTGGTTCATGTCCGATACGTCCTGCTAATTGACCGGCGTGAGCTTGACCAAGTGCCATGCTGTCAAATGGATAACACATAACCCCTCCCGTCCCCCCTATAGCTACCGACACACTCGTGGATAGATTGGCGGATCGGAGGCCGTTGCAGCATCGAACCGTTAACACATTCACCGATGGCAAAAGGCTGTTCGAACATCCACTAACCCCAATGATAATGATTATGAATAAACGAAAATTTTTCACCGCCGTGTGTTTTGGGCTACTGACCAGTTGCTCGTGGGCGAATGCTGAAACGATTGTCGACTATGGCTTTAGTGTGGGAACGGGCCGCGACGGCAGAACGACGACACCGCAACCGGCGTCTCTCGTGGCCGGGCATGTCACCGCGGGTAAGTTGACCCCGGTACTGATGGGCGCCCCCAGCTCGGATAACACCGCGAACGGGATGGGTTTCGAGGGCACCTGGGGCTTTCTCGGACCGAGAAAGTACCCGCGCGGCATCGACAATATTTATTTTTCATTCAGTCTGAATATCGCTGACGGTTTTCAGGCCGATTTCCAGGCACTTAGCTTCACCTACCGCGCTCCCAAGCTCGACGGTGAGCACAGTGTGTACTGGGATGTGCGCTGCAGCGTGGACAACTTTCAGCAACCCCTGAAAGTCGTCAGCACCAAGGAAACGGGGCAGGGCAAGCCCACGCCTTCCGGAGATATTTCTCTGGAGTCGCTCAAGGGCGTGAAGGGGAATATCGAGTTCCGCATCTATATCTATGAGGAAACCGAGGAAACGGTCACCGGCGGCCAGTGCCGCCTGGGTGACATCAAGGTCACAGGCACGGTCGTTCCTGCCGCCTGACCGGAATACCTCTCGAACTCCTCGGGATATTCCGCTGATGCCCGCTTTACGGCGCCCTCAAGAGGGGGCGCTTTTTTGTGCCGGGATGCGGGGGCGTCTGCCAGACGGGGTTTGTACGGGATTATATACGCCGGCACGAGAGCGCTTGAGACCTCTGTTCCGGTCTGTATAATCATGAAAAAAACAGGTCAAAATAAATGGCGATGATGGTATGTTAGGTCGGAGGCAGGCGAAAGTGTCACGGATATTCGCGACTAGGCCTTTTTGAATAATCAGGCTATACTGTGCTCATACTACTACCCCTTTATGACTATGCCCCGATTGCGTAAGATTGTTACGTGTTCCATTGCCATTGCTGTGTGCTGCCTGAGCGCACACGCGCAGACCTCGTCCAGAAATACGGAGCAGGTTCAGGTCTATATCCTCTCCGGCCAGTCCAACATGCAGGGCATTGGCAAACTGGATGAAATGCCCCCTGCCTTTTCGGAGCCGCTGGACAATGTTTACTACTGGCACAAGGGGGCGTTTGTCCCGCTGGTGCCCGGTGAGACGCGCACCAGCAACCGCCCGGACGAGTTCGGTCCGGAAATCGGCTTTACCCACATGCTTCACCAGATGGATCCGCAGACGCCGGTTTTCGTCATCAAGTCGTATTCCCAGGGCAAGGCTCTGCATTGTGGCTGGGACGGCCCCCAATGGAAAGGCGAAGAGCCCGGCCCCAACCGCAGAAATTTCTATCCGGGCGAAACCCGTGAGGACCCGAACGTAGGCGTCCACTACCGGGACTTGCGCAAGACCTGCGAAGACGCCATCGGCTATCTGGAGGAATCCGGACTGGACTACCGGTTCGCGGGGATCGTCTGGGTGCAGGGCGAGCAGGACGCCAAGAGCGAAGTCTCCGCCCGCGAGTATGCCAGGAACCTCGGCCAGTTCAAGCAACGGCTACAGGAGGATCTCGGACTAGGGGATTTGCCGATGGTTTACCAGCAGGCGCTTCCATTCCCGATCGAGACCCCGCGCTTCGCCTACCGCGACGAGGTCCGTGACCAGATGCGCCGCGCGGATTGCCGCTCGGGTGAGGATGTCGCCGTCTCGCAGGCCTACATGGTCTCGACGGACGGCCTTCCGCTCATCTCCGACCTTGTCCATTACGATGCCGCCGGACAGCTCATGCTCGGCCAGCAGATGGCCCTGGCCATGAGCGAGGCCCGGCAGATGGCCCAGTGGCAGGCACAGCACGAGGACATGGTAAGAGCCGCGGACGAGATTTTTGCCGAGCGCGCCCGCCTGCGTGCCGAACGACAGAGGCAGCAAGCCCAGAAAAACCAATAGCTCACTCTGACAGCAACCGGCGCGCATTCTATATATTGTTTTCGGACAAAGCAAACGAACGGTCGAAAGGCTCAGCTTAGCGACAACACTTTTAAACCATCCGGCATATGAACTTGAAACGCAGAGACGAGGCAGGATTCGCGCTGGTGGTGGCATTGACCTTGATGGGTTTTGTGCTGCTGCTGTCGATTACGCTTGTTTCGCTCGTTCGGATGGAGACTGCCTCGGCGGGGTTGGCCCGGGAGAGTGTGATCGCTCGTCAGAATGCGCTCTTCGGCCTGCGGCAGGCTTTGGGAGAGCTTCAGGTCGTGCTCGGCCCCGACCAACGCGTTTCGGCCACCGCGGGGCTTTTACCCAACACCGCTCCCAATAAAGCCAACACGACCGGTGTCTGGGTGAGCGACCCGAACGGCAGCAGTGTGCACGGAACCAATTACGGCGAAGGCGATCTTGTGCGCTGGCTTGCTTCGGACGCAGTGACTGCGACCGGCGCCGCCAGCCTGAATTATAACCAGGTGCCCGCCCCGGCTATCGGTGCGAATAATTCGGTCGTGCTGCTGGGGGCCGGAAGCCTTGAGGACGCCGACTCCAATGGCCGCCCAGATGACCTTGCGCAGGCCGTGGTGGTTGATCTTTCGCGCAGTACCGTGGAGGAGAACGACACGACCACCGGCTACTATGCCTGGTGGATTGGTGATGAGGGTGTGAAGGCCAGGGTCAACCTGTCCACGAAAAACCTGAGTGCCTACGAGGACGCAAAGGCGAAGAAGCAGGCCTCAATCCTCGCACTCAACCAATCCGATCACGGAGATATTCGCGGGGTCAGCGAGGGGGACTTCAGTCATTTAGATATCTACTCCACGGGCCTCGCAGACCGTATTCATGGCGAGGGACAACTCAAGATCGCCGCCTCCAGGCAGGGTATCACGGGGGCTGAGGACAAGATCGACAAGCGTTTTCACGACCTGACTTACTGGAGCCGGGGAGTGCTGGCCGATGCCCGTAACGGCGGCCTCAAGGACGACCTTTCGTTGGCTTTTGAAATGTCCGACAGCGACTTCAACAGCTCGGAATTCGGCGCGGGCGGGGACTACCCGATCAGCGTGTATGGCTTCGGCAACAACAGCCTGATGACTCAGCCGCTCTTTGTGAAGGGTGGGGCGCTCGGCCCATCCTGGAGCCTGCTGCGGGATTATTACCGCCTCTACCACCGGGTCCAGACCCCGATGAACAACCCGACCCTCACGGCCCAGGACGCTTTTCCGAGTCTGCTGGATATACTTGGTGCTGGTGTTTCGCTCATCCCCACAACAGTGGATAACTGGGTTCCTACGGTGCATCCGGTCGGTCTATGGGGGCGAGGAAGTGGTGCGGGGGGGACGCTCAACGGGTACTCGGTCAACCTTGCGACGCAAGGTAACGAAGGCGATACGCTGAGCCAGAACCGTGTCACTCCTACTATGACACGTGGTTCCTATTGGCCTTACCTGAATCGTTATATCGAGGACATCTCTCTGTATTTCGTCAAGCATAAGGATAGTACCAATACATACCCCTACGTCTTGTACATTCAGGATGCAACGACAGCGGTATTTCATAACCCGTATAACGTTCGTCTTGTTATGCCCGAGACATGGATGTCAACGGGGCAGATCATGCGCATTGGCGCGGAGGTGGAAGTCACGGATGGGGACGGCAATGTAACCACCCCGAGCGAACACCGCGTGCTGGTGGATTCTGTCTTGGCCATTTCCGACACCTTCGAGCCCGGTGAGTTGAAATACCGAAGCGGGAGGAAAAACATGAACGGGGTTACGACATGGAATACCCCGTCCAATACGCATCCCGACTGGTCCAACTCCAGGCAGAAGGAGGTAGGCCTTATTCATGTTCCTGATGGTGCTGCAGCCTACAGTGTGACTTTTACACCTCTTGTCGCTGACAGTGGTTCGTCGATTCAATACTCGATTTTCGGGAACGGAATGAGCTCCACCGGCCTGCCTGTGATTACGGATAAAAAGGATATTCAGCAAAAGATGGCCCTGCTGGACTACGTTCAGATGGGGGCGTTTACGCTTCCGAGTGGGTGGGGAAGCACCACGGATGGCGTCGATTTTGGAGCGAATGACTTGGCGAATTACACTGCGGCGAGTCCTTGGAACCTTTACCGCACGGAGCTATTTATTAAACCGAGTGGGACGGACTATCCCTATCCGCCCTTTGTCCTTACAAACCCGACAGGCGCGATGAATTACGGGCCAAATATGATGCCCGAAACCGGGACCGGGTTTCCTATCTTCACTCCTGATCGGCAGATCCGTGTCGAGTCGCTACAGGGGAACATGTCTTCGACCAATCCAGGCCGTTGGGGAACCTCAAACGAAGCGAGTGGCCAGGACAATGTCGTTTTAATCGACCTTCCCACTTCGCCCCCGCTGTCGCTGGGCAAGTTCCAGAACGCCAACATCACCACTGTCGGCTACATGCCCGCGATGGCGATTGGTAATTCCTTTGCCTCGCCTTACATCCCCTGGGATCAGACGGTGACGACTTTCAATAATTGGAACAATCGAAGCCGTCTATTCTATGACCTGAGCTACCTCTCCAATGAGGCCCTCTGGGACCGCTACTTTTTCTCTTCGTATTCGGTGCCCTATAACGCCTCGGCGGACGACTACGATGCCAGTTCGGATACGCCAGGTGATTCCTTTGACGCGGCTTTCAACCCTGACTATAGTGGGAATTTCGCCACGGGCAGCTTGCCCAATCGCCGGATGTCTCTGTTGGTGGATCGGCAGGAGGACTTGGCCGACGTGCGCGACAAGCTCTTCGACGCGAACGGCGCGCCGCGCTCCGGCGGTTACCGTCGATCCGCGGAAAACCTCATGGTTGAAGGCGCTTTCAACGTGAACTCGGCTTCGGTCGAGGCGTGGGTTGCGGTGCTTTCGTCGGCACGCGGGATGTCCGTGTACGGCAGGACGACGAACAGCCCGACCACTGATGACGAACGCACGCCGATCTCGCGTCTTTCCCAGCCGCTGGAGTCGGCCTACACGGGGGGTAATGACGAGAGCGACGAAGCCTGGGCCGGTTTCCGTCACCTGACCGACGCTCAGATACGCACGCTGGCCGAGTGCATCGTCGAAGAGCTCAAGCTGCGCGCCGACGAGGTCAACGGAGGGCGGCCGTACCTGTCGTTGGCGGATTTCGTCAACCGTTCCCTGACGAACGAGGATTACCACTCCTGCGGCCTTTTGCAGGCGGCCATCGACAAGTCCGGTCTGAACGATTCTTTTAACAACGCCATCACCCGTGTCAGTCGCAGTGATTTGAGCAGCGCGAATTTTCCCAACCCCGATGCCATAAAATCGGGCGATGCCGACTCGCGTTCGGCTTCGGCCATGGCCCCCGGTTACATCCTGCAAGGCGACCTGCTGACCAGCCTGGGGTCGGCGATGAGCGTGCGCAGTGATACCTTCCGCATTCGTGCTTACGGAAACTTTGTTGACCCGTTGACAAACCGGGTCAAGGCGCAGGCCTGGTGTGAAGCGATTGTCCAGCGCGTGCCCGCTCCGGCGGCTTCGGTGACCGGTTCCGGACCCGATGATGCCGACTATTGGGAGCCGCAGAACGGGCCGGTATCCGGAAGGCTCGGGCGCCGTTTCGAGATCGTCGAGTTTCGCTGGTTGAACAAGGAAGATGTCTGACTACATACCCTCCATGAGAATCTCCAGCCTGCTATTTATTCTGTTTCTGCTCAGCTTCGCGCATGTCGTTACCGCGCAAGAGCCCGCGGTAAAGACCAGGTTTACCGTCCTGTCTATCGGTGGCTCCGTGCCCGATATTTCGGTTGTCACGGGCGGGGACACGGTCGAGACATTTGGCGCGTACACGACGGGGCGTGGAAGGGTTATTTCCTACGCCGGGCCGGAGAAGATTGTGTTATTCCGCCAGTTGGCCGGTGTGGATGCCGAGGGGAACCCTTTGCGCGAAGAAATCTCCAGTGTGCATGTACGGCCGGGAGTTCAGCGTTGGCTTTTCATTTTTCAGCGGGATGAGGGGGGTAAGTACAAGGTCTCGCCGATCCCTGATGATTTGAAGGGCTTTGGTCCGGGCCAATGCCGCTTTATCAATTTCAGCCCTTATCAAGTCGCGGTAAAAATGTCGAAAGAGACGCTGAACATCCCCGCGCACGGTTTTTCCGATTTCAGCCCGAGCCAGCGGGAGGAGGGGTATCAAGAGACGTTCATGGTCTCTGTGACCAAAGAAGGAAAAGCGCGCCGGGTCTTCGAGGGGAAGCTCTACTATTCCCCGCAACTCAGGTTCCTCTACCTGCTTCTTCCGGATCTGCGCGGTCGGGAGGGCAGTATACGCTTTGTGGGAATTCCGGAGCGTATCGGCTCGGATAATCCGTTGCCGTAGCCTGTCCGTCGATCATGCCAGTGTTTTTAGCTATTTAATTAGTCCTTGAAATATCAAAAATAATTATAATGACGAAGAAAATTAAGATGTATAATGCTCAGCACATGCGCTCGCCCGGTGCGTCATGGCGATGGAAAATCTGCGGTGCGGTCACTGGCGCGATGATGCTGGGAAGTGCCTTGGTTGCGGCGCCGCTGGAGGTCAAGGTCAAGGCCTCGTCAGAGTTGCCGCAGACACCTGCTTTTCTTGCTGCCGACGGGGATGCGGCTCTGCCGTGGAGCCCTGCGGATTATTCGCAGGAGAACTGGATCCAGTTTGATCTGTCCGAGCCGCAGTTAGTCGAGACGGTCGAGCTGATGTGGCAAAGCGGTCTCAATAACTGCGATTACAAGCTGGAGCTTTCCGCTGACGGTCAGGAGTGGGTGGAAGTCTGGAAGGGCAAGGGCAACAAGTCCCTCACTGGAGAGACGGCCAAGATAAAAAAGCCGATGAAGGCCGCGCACCTGCGCGTAAAGACGAAGGGCAACCGCCAGGGGCTTTCTGAGCTGAAGGTAAACGGGCGTGATTTACGCGATCCGGCGGTGGCTGCCATTCCCGCCATCCCGCAGGATGCGCCGTACCGCGACACCGGTCTGTCGCCCGAAGAACGCGCCGCCAACGTCGTCTCCATGATGACGGACTACGAGAAATTCCAGATGGCCGGCGGCTATAACAACCGCTACGTGCGCGAACTGAAACGCTTTGGCCTGCGGGAAGTTTTCATGGCCGACGCTTCAGCGGGGATTCACCTGCTGTCGAAGTTCATCGATGCGCCGGAGCCGGGCAGCATCTCGTATCCCTGCTCAGTCGCACTCGCGGCCACCTGGAACACCGATCTGGCGCGCGATTACGGCCAGGCCCTCGGCCTGGAATGCCGCCAGTTGGGCGTGGACATCCTGCTCGGACCGGGCTTCAACCTGTACCGCACCTCCAGTAATGGCCGCAACTTTGAGTACATGGGCGAAGACCCGGTGCTCGCCGGTGCGATGGCCACTTCCTACATCCAGGGTATGCAGGAGGAAGGTGTCATGGCCGTGGCCAAACACTTTATCTGCAACAATAACGAGTGGCGCCGCCACGACACGGACGTCATCATCGACGACCGCACGCTGCACGAGCTCTACATGCTGCCCTGGTACGACGTGGTTCATAACGGCGATGTCGATTCCATCATGGGCTCCTACAACTGGCTCAACGGCGAGAAAGTCAGCTGCGGCCCGATCGCGCTGAACGGACTCCTGCGCGGCGACATCGGTTTTGAAGGGCTGATTATGTCCGACTGGGGCGCTTCGTGGTTCAGTGACCAGGCGCTTGTCAGCGGCCTGGACATGTCGATGCCGGTCATGCGCGACATGACAGTCTTCTCCGAGGCTATTACACCAGAGACACAGGGTGACCTCGACGCCATTTCACAGCGTATCCTGACGACTCTCTTCCGCCGTGGCATCTACGACCGTGCCCAGAAGTCCCCCGAGTTAGCCGCCGACCGCTCCGAGTGGGAAGCGGTCTCGCTCGCAACCGCCCGCCAGGCGGTGACCCTGCTCAAGAACGACGGCGTGCTCCCGCTCAAGTCCGATGGTGACGTGCTCGTGCTCGGCCCCTCGGCTGGCAACACCTGCTACAGCGGTGGCGGCTCCGGCTGGGTCAAGGGCTACGACCATGCCAACATCGCTCCCGAGCTTCAGCGCCTGCTGGGTAAGGACAAGGTCGAGTATGTCGAGAACTGGAAGAAAGTCACCGACGCCCAGCTCAAGGATGCCGAGTCCATCGTCGTTTGCGTGGACCTTCAGACCAAGGAGGGCATTGATTATTATCCGAAACTTGAAGAGGAACAGGAAGCGCTGGTCCAGCGTTGCGTGGATCTGAATCCGCGCACGGTTGTCGTGGTCAACTCTGGCTCGGGACTGGAGATGGAATGGGACAGCAAGGCCGCCGCCGTCGTCTGGGCGTACTACCCGGGCCAATACGGTGGCACCGCCATCGCGGAAGTCATCACCGGCGAGCTTAATCCCTCCGGCCGCCTGCCTTACTCGATCGAGCTTAAATTCGAGGATTCCCCCGCCTACGGCTACATTCCCGAGGGGGCGACGTGGACCCAACGCAAGGAGAACGACGTGGACCGCTCGCTGCCGGAGTGCCCGCCCGTCGAGTACAAGGAGGGCGTTTTCATCGGCTACCGATGGTACGATGAAAAGGGCCTGGACGTGCGCTATCCCTTCGGCCACGGCCTGAGCTACACGACCTTCGCCTATGAGGATCTGAAGGTGAAAACCGAGGGCGACGAGATCGTCGTGACCGCTAAGATTCGCAACTCCGGCGATCGCGCCGGGGCCGAAGTCGTCCAGCTTTACGTGGGCGACCGTGACGCCTCAGTTGAGCGGCCCATCCGCGAACTGAAAGCTTTCGCGCGGATTGAGTTGAAGCCCGGCCAGAGCGAGGAAGTCGAGTTCCGGCTCAATCCGGTGGCGCTGGCCTACTACGATGTGGACGGCAAGAACTGGCTCGTCGAACCGGGCAAGTTCACCATCGACATCGGGGCCTCCAGCCGCGACATCCGCCTGTCGGAAGAGCTTAACTGGTCGAAGCAGCTTCGCTACCAGCGTCCGAGCGACAAACAGTCCATTTAACCCGCGGCGC comes from the Ruficoccus amylovorans genome and includes:
- a CDS encoding sialate O-acetylesterase, encoding MPRLRKIVTCSIAIAVCCLSAHAQTSSRNTEQVQVYILSGQSNMQGIGKLDEMPPAFSEPLDNVYYWHKGAFVPLVPGETRTSNRPDEFGPEIGFTHMLHQMDPQTPVFVIKSYSQGKALHCGWDGPQWKGEEPGPNRRNFYPGETREDPNVGVHYRDLRKTCEDAIGYLEESGLDYRFAGIVWVQGEQDAKSEVSAREYARNLGQFKQRLQEDLGLGDLPMVYQQALPFPIETPRFAYRDEVRDQMRRADCRSGEDVAVSQAYMVSTDGLPLISDLVHYDAAGQLMLGQQMALAMSEARQMAQWQAQHEDMVRAADEIFAERARLRAERQRQQAQKNQ
- a CDS encoding pilus assembly PilX family protein gives rise to the protein MNLKRRDEAGFALVVALTLMGFVLLLSITLVSLVRMETASAGLARESVIARQNALFGLRQALGELQVVLGPDQRVSATAGLLPNTAPNKANTTGVWVSDPNGSSVHGTNYGEGDLVRWLASDAVTATGAASLNYNQVPAPAIGANNSVVLLGAGSLEDADSNGRPDDLAQAVVVDLSRSTVEENDTTTGYYAWWIGDEGVKARVNLSTKNLSAYEDAKAKKQASILALNQSDHGDIRGVSEGDFSHLDIYSTGLADRIHGEGQLKIAASRQGITGAEDKIDKRFHDLTYWSRGVLADARNGGLKDDLSLAFEMSDSDFNSSEFGAGGDYPISVYGFGNNSLMTQPLFVKGGALGPSWSLLRDYYRLYHRVQTPMNNPTLTAQDAFPSLLDILGAGVSLIPTTVDNWVPTVHPVGLWGRGSGAGGTLNGYSVNLATQGNEGDTLSQNRVTPTMTRGSYWPYLNRYIEDISLYFVKHKDSTNTYPYVLYIQDATTAVFHNPYNVRLVMPETWMSTGQIMRIGAEVEVTDGDGNVTTPSEHRVLVDSVLAISDTFEPGELKYRSGRKNMNGVTTWNTPSNTHPDWSNSRQKEVGLIHVPDGAAAYSVTFTPLVADSGSSIQYSIFGNGMSSTGLPVITDKKDIQQKMALLDYVQMGAFTLPSGWGSTTDGVDFGANDLANYTAASPWNLYRTELFIKPSGTDYPYPPFVLTNPTGAMNYGPNMMPETGTGFPIFTPDRQIRVESLQGNMSSTNPGRWGTSNEASGQDNVVLIDLPTSPPLSLGKFQNANITTVGYMPAMAIGNSFASPYIPWDQTVTTFNNWNNRSRLFYDLSYLSNEALWDRYFFSSYSVPYNASADDYDASSDTPGDSFDAAFNPDYSGNFATGSLPNRRMSLLVDRQEDLADVRDKLFDANGAPRSGGYRRSAENLMVEGAFNVNSASVEAWVAVLSSARGMSVYGRTTNSPTTDDERTPISRLSQPLESAYTGGNDESDEAWAGFRHLTDAQIRTLAECIVEELKLRADEVNGGRPYLSLADFVNRSLTNEDYHSCGLLQAAIDKSGLNDSFNNAITRVSRSDLSSANFPNPDAIKSGDADSRSASAMAPGYILQGDLLTSLGSAMSVRSDTFRIRAYGNFVDPLTNRVKAQAWCEAIVQRVPAPAASVTGSGPDDADYWEPQNGPVSGRLGRRFEIVEFRWLNKEDV
- a CDS encoding glycoside hydrolase family 3 C-terminal domain-containing protein; this translates as MTKKIKMYNAQHMRSPGASWRWKICGAVTGAMMLGSALVAAPLEVKVKASSELPQTPAFLAADGDAALPWSPADYSQENWIQFDLSEPQLVETVELMWQSGLNNCDYKLELSADGQEWVEVWKGKGNKSLTGETAKIKKPMKAAHLRVKTKGNRQGLSELKVNGRDLRDPAVAAIPAIPQDAPYRDTGLSPEERAANVVSMMTDYEKFQMAGGYNNRYVRELKRFGLREVFMADASAGIHLLSKFIDAPEPGSISYPCSVALAATWNTDLARDYGQALGLECRQLGVDILLGPGFNLYRTSSNGRNFEYMGEDPVLAGAMATSYIQGMQEEGVMAVAKHFICNNNEWRRHDTDVIIDDRTLHELYMLPWYDVVHNGDVDSIMGSYNWLNGEKVSCGPIALNGLLRGDIGFEGLIMSDWGASWFSDQALVSGLDMSMPVMRDMTVFSEAITPETQGDLDAISQRILTTLFRRGIYDRAQKSPELAADRSEWEAVSLATARQAVTLLKNDGVLPLKSDGDVLVLGPSAGNTCYSGGGSGWVKGYDHANIAPELQRLLGKDKVEYVENWKKVTDAQLKDAESIVVCVDLQTKEGIDYYPKLEEEQEALVQRCVDLNPRTVVVVNSGSGLEMEWDSKAAAVVWAYYPGQYGGTAIAEVITGELNPSGRLPYSIELKFEDSPAYGYIPEGATWTQRKENDVDRSLPECPPVEYKEGVFIGYRWYDEKGLDVRYPFGHGLSYTTFAYEDLKVKTEGDEIVVTAKIRNSGDRAGAEVVQLYVGDRDASVERPIRELKAFARIELKPGQSEEVEFRLNPVALAYYDVDGKNWLVEPGKFTIDIGASSRDIRLSEELNWSKQLRYQRPSDKQSI